In Carya illinoinensis cultivar Pawnee chromosome 7, C.illinoinensisPawnee_v1, whole genome shotgun sequence, the following are encoded in one genomic region:
- the LOC122314877 gene encoding uncharacterized protein LOC122314877 isoform X2 has product MAYIRSDTIEERPNENRQVTKNKLFRMAMEGKWEEVAKLFERDEWTQTAKITNSGDTALHIAISVGKEDNVRQLTESIWEPSRLRQVLEIQNDRGNTPLHSAASMGNVAMCQYIATVYPELVGATNNNGDTPFVMAALHGEKAAFFCLHFICLDKNMNGYGFSRRKNGDTILHCAIAGDYFDLAFQIIQLYPLLARCVNQEGVTPLHLLASKPSAFRSSSHLEGYYKIIYHCILVDQLEVEASGKQPERTDSPGDKKNLNPETYRACKDLFQLFWRMVLGVTGNNSNGEETKTKTESKGREKTDAENPRPKAGRPGVEQNFWPEPSDDQPTGIDSGGNKKTPAYPENYRTCNDFFKLLWKMVLVVTGINSAKSDAENNKVRKARHGTDELFPANYRTCIEFVKLANKALLMFLGLGLTAITNIESNKQKHTWAVQILNELLGLHSTYEDASPYGGDHAPESTQSRTNELEETMPYDLDPDQLISSETPPTDSTKTAGSDGMEETLKTAKTILLIDSKWSINDITKKVQELFPISVQDRNAESKNLMMLVDQDKPPEMPKKLETPILLAAKNGITEIVERILELCPIAINDVNADNKNIVLLAVEHRQPKVYELLRRLNISKVSMFRQLDTEENSALHLAAKLGDKQPWRIPGAALQMQWENKWYEYVRDSMPHNFFPRYNKEGKTPSDLFTETHRGLVEDGSKWLTNTSQSCSVVSALIATVAFTTSTTVPGGFETNGIPALENKPGFDLFAVSSLVALCFSITALVMFLAILTSRYQETDFGRNLPRKLLLGLTSLFVSIAAMLISFCGGHFFVLKEELKLAAVPVYAVTCLPVTFFAMAQLPLYIDLLRATLSEVPQRSHKVDP; this is encoded by the exons ATGGCATACATTCGAAGTGATACGATCGAAGAGCGTCCTAATGAGAATAGGCAGGTTACCAAGAACAAGTTGTTCAGAATGGCAATGGAAGGCAAATGGGAAGAAGTTGCCAAGCTGTTTGAACGAGACGAATGGACTCAAACGGCCAAAATCACCAATTCAGGAGACACTGCATTACACATAGCTATCTCCGTTGGCAAAGAAGATAACGTCAGACAACTTACAGAATCAATTTGGGAACCATCCCGACTCAGACAGGTTCTTGAGATTCAGAACGACCGAGGGAATACCCCACTCCATTCTGCTGCATCAATGGGGAATGTTGCCATGTGTCAATACATTGCAACAGTTTATCCAGAATTGGTGGGTGCTACTAATAATAACGGGGATACCCCTTTTGTAATGGCAGCACTGCATGGTGAAAAAGCAGCTTTCTTTTGTCTTCACTTTATCTGTCTCGATAAGAACATGAATGGCTATGGGTTTTCCAGGAGGAAGAATGGTGACACCATCCTTCATTGTGCCATTGCTGGGGACTACTTCG ATTTGGCATTTCAAATAATTCAATTGTATCCGCTACTGGCACGCTGTGTAAATCAAGAAGGAGTCACTCCTCTCCATCTACTAGCGAGCAAGCCTTCAGCTTTTAGAAGCAGTAGCCACCTTGAAGGATACTACAAAATCATTTATCACT GCATATTGGTTGATCAGCTCGAGGTGGAAGCATCCGGCAAGCAGCCAGAGAGAACCGATAGTCCCGGGGATAAAAAGAATCTGAATCCAGAGACGTACAGAGCATGCAAAGACTTGTTCCAATTGTTTTGGAGAATGGTTCTCGGTG TGACAGGGAATAACAGCAATGGAGAGGAAACAAAGACAAAAACTGAAAGTAAAGGTAGAGAGAAAACAGATGCAGAGAACCCTCGGCCAAAGGCAGGACGTCCAG GGGTTGAACAAAACTTCTGGCCGGAACCATCTGATGACCAGCCAACGGGAATAGATAGTGGCGGGAACAAAAAGACTCCGGCTTATCCAGAGAACTACAGAACCTGCAACGACTTCTTCAAATTGTTGTGGAAAATGGTTCTAGTTG TCACAGGCATAAATAGTGCAAAATCAGATGCAGAGAACAATAAAGTACGGAAGGCAAGACATG GAACTGATGAGTTATTTCCAGCTAATTATCGCACCTGCATTGAATTTGTCAAGCTTGCGAACAAGGCATTGCTCATGTTTCTTGGATTAG GACTCACCGCAATAACAAATATAGAGAGCAACAAACAGAAGCACACATGGGCCGTTCAAATCTTGAACGAACTTCTAGGACTTCATTCCACATATGAAGATGCTTCCCCATATGGCGGAGATCATGCGCCCGAGTCTACACAATCCCGAACAAACGAATTAGAAGAAACAATGCCTTACGATCTTGATCCTGATCAACTGATCAGTAGTGAAACTCCGCCCACTGATTCTACGAAAACTGCGGGAAGTGATG GGATGGAGGAAACCCTTAAAACGGCGAAGACGATCTTATTAATTGATTCTAAATGGAGCATCAATGATATTACGAAGAAAGTACAAGAACTTTTTCCGATTTCCGTTCAAGATAGGAATGCTGAGAGCAAGAATTTAATGATGCTTGTAGATCAGGATAAACCTCCTGAAATGCCAAAGAAATTAGAGACTCCAATATTACTTGCAGCCAAGAATGGTATCactgaaattgtggaaagaatccTAGAACTCTGTCCAATTGCCATTAATGACGTGAATGCAGATAATAAGAATATAGTATTGTTGGCGGTGGAGCACAGGCAACCAAAGGTATATGAACTCTTGCGACGACTAAATATCTCGAAAGTGAGTATGTTTAGACAACTGGATACGGAAGAGAATAGTGCCCTGCATCTTGCGGCAAAGCTTGGAGACAAACAGCCATGGCGAATTCCCGGGGCAGCATTGCAAATGCAATGGGAAAACAAGTGGTATGAG TATGTCAGGGATTCCATGCCCCACAACTTTTTCCCCCGCTACAACAAGGAAGGAAAGACCCCAAGCGACTTGTTCACTGAAACCCACAGAGGCCTTGTAGAGGATGGTAGCAAGTGGCTAACAAACACTTCTCAATCCTGCTCCGTCGTATCTGCACTCATTGCTACAGTGGCCTTTACCACCTCCACAACGGTCCCCGGAGGCTTCGAGACTAATGGCATTCCTGCGCTCGAAAACAAGCCTGGTTTTGACCTCTTCGCCGTCTCTTCACTCGTTGCTCTCTGCTTCTCTATCACGGCCCTAGTCATGTTCCTCGCCATCTTAACATCACGATACCAAGAGACAGATTTTGGCAGGAATTTACCTAGGAAACTCTTGCTGGGTTTAACTTCTTTGTTCGTGTCCATAGCCGCGATGTTAATTTCATTTTGTGGTGGCCATTTCTTTGTGCTGAAGGAGGAGCTAAAGTTAGCGGCGGTTCCAGTGTATGCAGTGACATGCCTACCCGTAACGTTTTTTGCTATGGCGCAGCTTCCTCTTTATATTGATCTTTTACGGGCTACCTTATCGGAGGTGCCACAACGCAGCCACAAGGTGGATCCCTGA
- the LOC122314877 gene encoding uncharacterized protein LOC122314877 isoform X1, whose product MAYIRSDTIEERPNENRQVTKNKLFRMAMEGKWEEVAKLFERDEWTQTAKITNSGDTALHIAISVGKEDNVRQLTESIWEPSRLRQVLEIQNDRGNTPLHSAASMGNVAMCQYIATVYPELVGATNNNGDTPFVMAALHGEKAAFFCLHFICLDKNMNGYGFSRRKNGDTILHCAIAGDYFDLAFQIIQLYPLLARCVNQEGVTPLHLLASKPSAFRSSSHLEGYYKIIYHCILVDQLEVEASGKQPERTDSPGDKKNLNPETYRACKDLFQLFWRMVLGVTGNNSNGEETKTKTESKGREKTDAENPRPKAGRPGVEQNFWPEPSDDQPTGIDSGGNKKTPAYPENYRTCNDFFKLLWKMVLVVTGINSAKSDAENNKVRKARHGTDELFPANYRTCIEFVKLANKALLMFLGLGLTAITNIESNKQKHTWAVQILNELLGLHSTYEDASPYGGDHAPESTQSRTNELEETMPYDLDPDQLISSETPPTDSTKTAGSDAQKLVLLAGMEETLKTAKTILLIDSKWSINDITKKVQELFPISVQDRNAESKNLMMLVDQDKPPEMPKKLETPILLAAKNGITEIVERILELCPIAINDVNADNKNIVLLAVEHRQPKVYELLRRLNISKVSMFRQLDTEENSALHLAAKLGDKQPWRIPGAALQMQWENKWYEYVRDSMPHNFFPRYNKEGKTPSDLFTETHRGLVEDGSKWLTNTSQSCSVVSALIATVAFTTSTTVPGGFETNGIPALENKPGFDLFAVSSLVALCFSITALVMFLAILTSRYQETDFGRNLPRKLLLGLTSLFVSIAAMLISFCGGHFFVLKEELKLAAVPVYAVTCLPVTFFAMAQLPLYIDLLRATLSEVPQRSHKVDP is encoded by the exons ATGGCATACATTCGAAGTGATACGATCGAAGAGCGTCCTAATGAGAATAGGCAGGTTACCAAGAACAAGTTGTTCAGAATGGCAATGGAAGGCAAATGGGAAGAAGTTGCCAAGCTGTTTGAACGAGACGAATGGACTCAAACGGCCAAAATCACCAATTCAGGAGACACTGCATTACACATAGCTATCTCCGTTGGCAAAGAAGATAACGTCAGACAACTTACAGAATCAATTTGGGAACCATCCCGACTCAGACAGGTTCTTGAGATTCAGAACGACCGAGGGAATACCCCACTCCATTCTGCTGCATCAATGGGGAATGTTGCCATGTGTCAATACATTGCAACAGTTTATCCAGAATTGGTGGGTGCTACTAATAATAACGGGGATACCCCTTTTGTAATGGCAGCACTGCATGGTGAAAAAGCAGCTTTCTTTTGTCTTCACTTTATCTGTCTCGATAAGAACATGAATGGCTATGGGTTTTCCAGGAGGAAGAATGGTGACACCATCCTTCATTGTGCCATTGCTGGGGACTACTTCG ATTTGGCATTTCAAATAATTCAATTGTATCCGCTACTGGCACGCTGTGTAAATCAAGAAGGAGTCACTCCTCTCCATCTACTAGCGAGCAAGCCTTCAGCTTTTAGAAGCAGTAGCCACCTTGAAGGATACTACAAAATCATTTATCACT GCATATTGGTTGATCAGCTCGAGGTGGAAGCATCCGGCAAGCAGCCAGAGAGAACCGATAGTCCCGGGGATAAAAAGAATCTGAATCCAGAGACGTACAGAGCATGCAAAGACTTGTTCCAATTGTTTTGGAGAATGGTTCTCGGTG TGACAGGGAATAACAGCAATGGAGAGGAAACAAAGACAAAAACTGAAAGTAAAGGTAGAGAGAAAACAGATGCAGAGAACCCTCGGCCAAAGGCAGGACGTCCAG GGGTTGAACAAAACTTCTGGCCGGAACCATCTGATGACCAGCCAACGGGAATAGATAGTGGCGGGAACAAAAAGACTCCGGCTTATCCAGAGAACTACAGAACCTGCAACGACTTCTTCAAATTGTTGTGGAAAATGGTTCTAGTTG TCACAGGCATAAATAGTGCAAAATCAGATGCAGAGAACAATAAAGTACGGAAGGCAAGACATG GAACTGATGAGTTATTTCCAGCTAATTATCGCACCTGCATTGAATTTGTCAAGCTTGCGAACAAGGCATTGCTCATGTTTCTTGGATTAG GACTCACCGCAATAACAAATATAGAGAGCAACAAACAGAAGCACACATGGGCCGTTCAAATCTTGAACGAACTTCTAGGACTTCATTCCACATATGAAGATGCTTCCCCATATGGCGGAGATCATGCGCCCGAGTCTACACAATCCCGAACAAACGAATTAGAAGAAACAATGCCTTACGATCTTGATCCTGATCAACTGATCAGTAGTGAAACTCCGCCCACTGATTCTACGAAAACTGCGGGAAGTGATG CCCAAAAACTTGTGTTATTGGCAGGGATGGAGGAAACCCTTAAAACGGCGAAGACGATCTTATTAATTGATTCTAAATGGAGCATCAATGATATTACGAAGAAAGTACAAGAACTTTTTCCGATTTCCGTTCAAGATAGGAATGCTGAGAGCAAGAATTTAATGATGCTTGTAGATCAGGATAAACCTCCTGAAATGCCAAAGAAATTAGAGACTCCAATATTACTTGCAGCCAAGAATGGTATCactgaaattgtggaaagaatccTAGAACTCTGTCCAATTGCCATTAATGACGTGAATGCAGATAATAAGAATATAGTATTGTTGGCGGTGGAGCACAGGCAACCAAAGGTATATGAACTCTTGCGACGACTAAATATCTCGAAAGTGAGTATGTTTAGACAACTGGATACGGAAGAGAATAGTGCCCTGCATCTTGCGGCAAAGCTTGGAGACAAACAGCCATGGCGAATTCCCGGGGCAGCATTGCAAATGCAATGGGAAAACAAGTGGTATGAG TATGTCAGGGATTCCATGCCCCACAACTTTTTCCCCCGCTACAACAAGGAAGGAAAGACCCCAAGCGACTTGTTCACTGAAACCCACAGAGGCCTTGTAGAGGATGGTAGCAAGTGGCTAACAAACACTTCTCAATCCTGCTCCGTCGTATCTGCACTCATTGCTACAGTGGCCTTTACCACCTCCACAACGGTCCCCGGAGGCTTCGAGACTAATGGCATTCCTGCGCTCGAAAACAAGCCTGGTTTTGACCTCTTCGCCGTCTCTTCACTCGTTGCTCTCTGCTTCTCTATCACGGCCCTAGTCATGTTCCTCGCCATCTTAACATCACGATACCAAGAGACAGATTTTGGCAGGAATTTACCTAGGAAACTCTTGCTGGGTTTAACTTCTTTGTTCGTGTCCATAGCCGCGATGTTAATTTCATTTTGTGGTGGCCATTTCTTTGTGCTGAAGGAGGAGCTAAAGTTAGCGGCGGTTCCAGTGTATGCAGTGACATGCCTACCCGTAACGTTTTTTGCTATGGCGCAGCTTCCTCTTTATATTGATCTTTTACGGGCTACCTTATCGGAGGTGCCACAACGCAGCCACAAGGTGGATCCCTGA
- the LOC122314877 gene encoding uncharacterized protein LOC122314877 isoform X3 has product MLPCVNTLQQFIQNWRKNGDTILHCAIAGDYFDLAFQIIQLYPLLARCVNQEGVTPLHLLASKPSAFRSSSHLEGYYKIIYHCILVDQLEVEASGKQPERTDSPGDKKNLNPETYRACKDLFQLFWRMVLGVTGNNSNGEETKTKTESKGREKTDAENPRPKAGRPGVEQNFWPEPSDDQPTGIDSGGNKKTPAYPENYRTCNDFFKLLWKMVLVVTGINSAKSDAENNKVRKARHGTDELFPANYRTCIEFVKLANKALLMFLGLGLTAITNIESNKQKHTWAVQILNELLGLHSTYEDASPYGGDHAPESTQSRTNELEETMPYDLDPDQLISSETPPTDSTKTAGSDAQKLVLLAGMEETLKTAKTILLIDSKWSINDITKKVQELFPISVQDRNAESKNLMMLVDQDKPPEMPKKLETPILLAAKNGITEIVERILELCPIAINDVNADNKNIVLLAVEHRQPKVYELLRRLNISKVSMFRQLDTEENSALHLAAKLGDKQPWRIPGAALQMQWENKWYEYVRDSMPHNFFPRYNKEGKTPSDLFTETHRGLVEDGSKWLTNTSQSCSVVSALIATVAFTTSTTVPGGFETNGIPALENKPGFDLFAVSSLVALCFSITALVMFLAILTSRYQETDFGRNLPRKLLLGLTSLFVSIAAMLISFCGGHFFVLKEELKLAAVPVYAVTCLPVTFFAMAQLPLYIDLLRATLSEVPQRSHKVDP; this is encoded by the exons ATGTTGCCATGTGTCAATACATTGCAACAGTTTATCCAGAATTG GAGGAAGAATGGTGACACCATCCTTCATTGTGCCATTGCTGGGGACTACTTCG ATTTGGCATTTCAAATAATTCAATTGTATCCGCTACTGGCACGCTGTGTAAATCAAGAAGGAGTCACTCCTCTCCATCTACTAGCGAGCAAGCCTTCAGCTTTTAGAAGCAGTAGCCACCTTGAAGGATACTACAAAATCATTTATCACT GCATATTGGTTGATCAGCTCGAGGTGGAAGCATCCGGCAAGCAGCCAGAGAGAACCGATAGTCCCGGGGATAAAAAGAATCTGAATCCAGAGACGTACAGAGCATGCAAAGACTTGTTCCAATTGTTTTGGAGAATGGTTCTCGGTG TGACAGGGAATAACAGCAATGGAGAGGAAACAAAGACAAAAACTGAAAGTAAAGGTAGAGAGAAAACAGATGCAGAGAACCCTCGGCCAAAGGCAGGACGTCCAG GGGTTGAACAAAACTTCTGGCCGGAACCATCTGATGACCAGCCAACGGGAATAGATAGTGGCGGGAACAAAAAGACTCCGGCTTATCCAGAGAACTACAGAACCTGCAACGACTTCTTCAAATTGTTGTGGAAAATGGTTCTAGTTG TCACAGGCATAAATAGTGCAAAATCAGATGCAGAGAACAATAAAGTACGGAAGGCAAGACATG GAACTGATGAGTTATTTCCAGCTAATTATCGCACCTGCATTGAATTTGTCAAGCTTGCGAACAAGGCATTGCTCATGTTTCTTGGATTAG GACTCACCGCAATAACAAATATAGAGAGCAACAAACAGAAGCACACATGGGCCGTTCAAATCTTGAACGAACTTCTAGGACTTCATTCCACATATGAAGATGCTTCCCCATATGGCGGAGATCATGCGCCCGAGTCTACACAATCCCGAACAAACGAATTAGAAGAAACAATGCCTTACGATCTTGATCCTGATCAACTGATCAGTAGTGAAACTCCGCCCACTGATTCTACGAAAACTGCGGGAAGTGATG CCCAAAAACTTGTGTTATTGGCAGGGATGGAGGAAACCCTTAAAACGGCGAAGACGATCTTATTAATTGATTCTAAATGGAGCATCAATGATATTACGAAGAAAGTACAAGAACTTTTTCCGATTTCCGTTCAAGATAGGAATGCTGAGAGCAAGAATTTAATGATGCTTGTAGATCAGGATAAACCTCCTGAAATGCCAAAGAAATTAGAGACTCCAATATTACTTGCAGCCAAGAATGGTATCactgaaattgtggaaagaatccTAGAACTCTGTCCAATTGCCATTAATGACGTGAATGCAGATAATAAGAATATAGTATTGTTGGCGGTGGAGCACAGGCAACCAAAGGTATATGAACTCTTGCGACGACTAAATATCTCGAAAGTGAGTATGTTTAGACAACTGGATACGGAAGAGAATAGTGCCCTGCATCTTGCGGCAAAGCTTGGAGACAAACAGCCATGGCGAATTCCCGGGGCAGCATTGCAAATGCAATGGGAAAACAAGTGGTATGAG TATGTCAGGGATTCCATGCCCCACAACTTTTTCCCCCGCTACAACAAGGAAGGAAAGACCCCAAGCGACTTGTTCACTGAAACCCACAGAGGCCTTGTAGAGGATGGTAGCAAGTGGCTAACAAACACTTCTCAATCCTGCTCCGTCGTATCTGCACTCATTGCTACAGTGGCCTTTACCACCTCCACAACGGTCCCCGGAGGCTTCGAGACTAATGGCATTCCTGCGCTCGAAAACAAGCCTGGTTTTGACCTCTTCGCCGTCTCTTCACTCGTTGCTCTCTGCTTCTCTATCACGGCCCTAGTCATGTTCCTCGCCATCTTAACATCACGATACCAAGAGACAGATTTTGGCAGGAATTTACCTAGGAAACTCTTGCTGGGTTTAACTTCTTTGTTCGTGTCCATAGCCGCGATGTTAATTTCATTTTGTGGTGGCCATTTCTTTGTGCTGAAGGAGGAGCTAAAGTTAGCGGCGGTTCCAGTGTATGCAGTGACATGCCTACCCGTAACGTTTTTTGCTATGGCGCAGCTTCCTCTTTATATTGATCTTTTACGGGCTACCTTATCGGAGGTGCCACAACGCAGCCACAAGGTGGATCCCTGA